In the genome of Anabaena cylindrica PCC 7122, the window CGATTTTGCCGAACCACTTCGTATAGTAGGAGCCAACCATATTATCAGTACTGTGGAATTGGCGGTTTCAACAATGGTGAATGCTATTGAGTACCCGCAAGTGGAATCAATGATGCATTTTGACCAAGGGCAAATTGAGGTTTTAAAACTTTCTATTCCCACAAATTGCTATGTAGTCAATCGTAGCGTTGCTGAAATTGCTCAAGATTCTCGCTTTCCCACTGGCTCGTTAATTATTGGCTACCAACCCCACCCTCAGGAGGATTTGATGATTCCTAATGGCAGTACAGTACTAGAACCGGGTTCAACCATACTGATTGTCACCAAGCCAGGGTGTGTACACCAAGTTATTGATTTTATCGAAGGGTGTGAAAATAGGTAATTGGTAATAAAGGAACTTTCAAATCAAAAAATATTCAATTAATTCTTGTGGGGTAGGCATCTTGCCTGCCCTTAAACCCGGACGAGCTAGAGAGTCACTACCACAAGATTGGATAATTTATTTCCTGGAAGTCCCAAAGCAGTAAAATATCTACATAACTTGTTGAAAACTTAAATAGGATTCCTTTAGTTTTAATGAAGTTTTATCTACATATTTATTTAGTAGTTGTAGTAATTTTGCTTGCGTCTTGTAAAGCAACAGAAATCTCATCTAAGTCACAACCTCATACTACTCAGGCAATCTCATCTCAAAAGATAGTGACTTTAGATAAAAACTTCAAGATAGCAATGGGTCAAACAATTTATGTTCCTGTCTACTCTCATATTTATCATCACAATCGACAGGAAATTTTTAATTTAGCGGCTACGCTCAGTATTCGCAATACAGATTTGGCAAATCCGCTGATCATTACTTCTGTGCGCTACTATGATTCAGATGGTAAATTAGTTAAGAACTATTTAGAGCAACCAATTCAACTTGATGCACTGGCTTCAACAGATTTTTTTATTAATAGAAATAACACCAGTGGGGGTTTAGGCGCAAACTTTATTGTCGAGTGGGTAGCCTCAACAGAAATATCTGAACCGATAGTAGAAGCGATCATGATTGGTACTGACTTTCAGCAAGGAATCTCTTTTACCAGTTCGGGTAAGGTCATTAAAAGTCAAAATTAATCATCATCTAGTTGAAGCAACTGTTCATCAATAGTTTGTATCCGCCCCCGCGCAATATCTTCGGCAAGAATTCGCTTTCGTATTGCTTCGTTGAGCGCTCCTTTTTCTGCAAGTAGTAAACGACGGCGAATAGTTTCTAATTTACTGCTATCATCTCTTTTCGCTCCTAACTCGTCTGGACGGCGATTATAAAATTCCCGCAATGCCTTTTCTGCTCCCGCGATTCGCACCTGATAAGCTGAACGCATCTCTTCATAGAGGGATTTTGGCAATACTCCTGACTTCAACAAGCTATCTAATTCATCTTGTGCTGCTTTACCTGTCATGAGTTGAGCTTGCATTTCTTCAACTTGGTGCTGTGCCTCTGAAAATTTAGATAACTTTAAGCGTTTTACTAGTCCAGGCAAACTTAAACCTTGCCCTACTAATGACACCAACACACAACCAAAGACTAAAGTAATCAGGAATTCTCGACCTGGCAGGGTACTGGGTAAGCTCAACACCAGAGCCATTGAAAGTGAACCTTTGATGTTGCCTAAAAAGAGTAAATGTTGCCAACGCAGAGGAATTGGGCGGTCAAACCAACGAATTGCTGTTAATAATGGATAGACTGTGAGAATTCTTCCTGCTTGGTAAACTAAAACGGCTAGT includes:
- a CDS encoding DUF3124 domain-containing protein, whose product is MKFYLHIYLVVVVILLASCKATEISSKSQPHTTQAISSQKIVTLDKNFKIAMGQTIYVPVYSHIYHHNRQEIFNLAATLSIRNTDLANPLIITSVRYYDSDGKLVKNYLEQPIQLDALASTDFFINRNNTSGGLGANFIVEWVASTEISEPIVEAIMIGTDFQQGISFTSSGKVIKSQN
- a CDS encoding potassium channel family protein encodes the protein MYVLIGGAGLVGLSLAQKLVELGHTVAIIDIDSTACRYAREQVGAMAFEGSAVSTEVLLEAGIRKANSLAAVLRSDALNLALVTLAKHYGVPHILSRMRHPDFAEPLRIVGANHIISTVELAVSTMVNAIEYPQVESMMHFDQGQIEVLKLSIPTNCYVVNRSVAEIAQDSRFPTGSLIIGYQPHPQEDLMIPNGSTVLEPGSTILIVTKPGCVHQVIDFIEGCENR